The genomic interval atcttgagtgaGCTACTTAACTTatctgagcttcagcttcctcagcTGGAAAGACTGGGGTAACAGTCCTTAGACGCTTGCTAAATGGGTCAAAAGAAAGAATGTATGGGAAAAcgcttagcacagttcctggcttGATAAATGTGAGCTCCCTTTCCTAACCTCAAGCTCACCCATTCCCTGGAGAGGATCTAAGCCTAGGAAAAATCCTGCTGAATCTAAGTTTCTAGTAGAGTCACCGGAGAGGGCCTCAGCCCAGAGCCTCGTGGTTCCCCCGGGTCCCCTCTTACATGCACCTGTCTTTGTTCCATCttccccccgcccgccccgctgTGGCCATTCTTCTGGTGGGGCTATGGGGCGGGTGCGGCGATGGACCGGGCGGGCACAGAACAGGTGGGTGCAGGCTGGGTGTCCGGCGCTGGGACACAAGTGCTCTGTGTGTAGGGTGGGCGGAAGTCAGGGCGTTTGATCTGAATTCTAAAGGGCGTTGTTCAGAGCCCCACAAAGGTCCCATTGTGCAGACACTGGGTATAAAGCAGCATATGACTCCCCAGCACCGGGCGGCGATGAATTGGGACGCAGGCGCGGACCCAGGGACCACTCCCCCTGCACAGACATGAGACCATAGGGGACCTGTCTGGGTGGCCTCAGGGATAGGCGCTCCCCAAGGTAATGAGGCTTTGTTGGGTTTGCCCCAGGTCCAGACTtaaggagctgggggagggggagctaaAGAGGATGGCCGATGGCAGAACAAGATGGGCCTGACAGCAAAGGGCAGGAGAGGAAAGAATGTTGGATGAAGGCGAAGAAGGGAGATGGGGCTCAGGGAGGTCAAGTCATCAAGTgaatgagggaggaggagaaggcggaggaagagaaagagaaggagaggctAGCACGGGAGAGGGGGTGGTGAGGAAAGCTATgactctccttcttcctttcttgtcACTGGCTCTTGGAAGGGGTAAGGGGGTGTCAGGCAGTGTTACGGTGTCTGGCTTTCGGCCCCAGCTTCCTGACAGCTTGCTCTGTGGCTCATGTTTTGCAGGTGTGAATGAGGCAGGATGAATTGGACAGGTTTGTACACCTTGCTCAGTGGTGTGAACCGGCATTCTACTGCCATTGGCCGAGTGTGGCTCTCGGTCATCTTTATCTTCAGAATCATGGTGCTGGTGGTGGCTGCTGAGAGTGTGTGGGGTGACGAGAAgtcttccttcatctgcaacaccCTCCAGCCTGGCTGCAACAGCGTCTGCTACGACCACTTTTTCCCCATTTCCCATGTGCGTCTGTGGTCTCTGCAGCTCATCTTGGTTTCCACCCCAGCTCTCCTCGTGGCCATGCACGTGGCTCACCAGCAGCacatagaaaagaaaatgctgcGACTTGAGGGCCACGGGGACCCCCTACACCTGGAGGAGGTGAAGAGGCACAAGGTCCACATCTCAGGGACACTGTGGTGGACCTATGTCATCAGCGTGGTCTTCCGGCTGCTGTTCGAGGCCGCCTTCATGTACGTCTTTTATCTGCTCTACCCTGGCTACGCCATGGTGCGGCTGGTCAAATGTGAGGCCTACCCCTGCCCCAACACAGTGGACTGCTTCGTGTCCCGCCCCACGGAGAAAACCGTCTTCACCGTCTTCATGCTGGCCGCCTCCGGCATCTGCATCATCCTCAACGTGGCCGAGGTGGTGTACCTCATCTTCCGGGCCTGTGCCCGCCGAGCCCAGCGCCGCTCCAATCCGCCCTCCCGCAAGGGCTCCGGGGGCTTCGGCCACCGCCTCTCACCTGAGTACAAGCAGAACGAGATCAACAAGCTGCTCAGCGAGCAGGACGGCTCCCTGAAAGACATACTGCGCCGCAGCCCCGGCACCGGGGCCGGGCTGGCCGAGAAGAGTGACCGCTGCTCGGCCTGCTGATGCCACAGACCAGGCAACCTCCCTTCCCGTCCCCGACCCTGCACGGGcctgcccctccttctcccctgccGGTGCACAGGCCTCGGACTGCTAGGGATTGCTCCATCAaaaccttccttccctcccaactTCCCTTCCTTCCAGGGCCTTCTGCCTCAGGGGCTGAAGGGGTGGGGAGCTGGAGGCCACCCACGCCAGCACTCAAGGCTACTGGGGGTGTGGGCCGTGCTCGTTGCCTGCATCCCTTccacttccctcttcctctccctgggaCCACTGGGGACCAGAGGTAGGATGCTCTGACAACATCTCCAATTATGAAACTAATCTTAACCCCGTGCTGTCAGATACCCTATTTCTGGAGTCACATCAGTAGGGAGGGATGTGGGCAAGTGGAGTGGAGGGAGGGTGCTGTGGACGTGTGGGTGGAGAAGGGAGGGTAGCAAACGCAAGAAAAGGAGGAACAGTGCTTGCCGGCCCAAGGAAAAGGAGGACATGTCTGGGGTGGAGGAGgtagggagggagaagcaggcagATAAGCTGGAGTGGGGGTTGGTCAGGGCTGCCTTTGCCTCTGGTCCCTAAGgcctctctctgcctgaaatgttACACATTAAACAGGATTTTACAGTAAACGAAGAGGTGGCTTGTGTGTTTGTGAAGTTCTTTCTCCTGCAACCTCTGACCACCCCTGGATGAGCTGGCCTTGGCTTTTTGCTGATCAAGAAAGGAATGGGCAAAAGAGATAGTGACTTGAGTAGCTGAAACTGCCAAGGAGGGATCGCCACCCCCCAGGCCGGGCAAAACCAGGCCCGGGGCCATTCTctcctgttttttgttgttttggtttggggctccgccccccccccattttttaataacagctttattgggctCTAATTCACTTACCCCTTCCTCTGATG from Balaenoptera musculus isolate JJ_BM4_2016_0621 chromosome X, mBalMus1.pri.v3, whole genome shotgun sequence carries:
- the GJB1 gene encoding gap junction beta-1 protein, with the protein product MNWTGLYTLLSGVNRHSTAIGRVWLSVIFIFRIMVLVVAAESVWGDEKSSFICNTLQPGCNSVCYDHFFPISHVRLWSLQLILVSTPALLVAMHVAHQQHIEKKMLRLEGHGDPLHLEEVKRHKVHISGTLWWTYVISVVFRLLFEAAFMYVFYLLYPGYAMVRLVKCEAYPCPNTVDCFVSRPTEKTVFTVFMLAASGICIILNVAEVVYLIFRACARRAQRRSNPPSRKGSGGFGHRLSPEYKQNEINKLLSEQDGSLKDILRRSPGTGAGLAEKSDRCSAC